The Oncorhynchus tshawytscha isolate Ot180627B linkage group LG30, Otsh_v2.0, whole genome shotgun sequence genome includes a region encoding these proteins:
- the LOC121841432 gene encoding protein Mis18-alpha-like, with protein sequence MSGRRALCKDSNVTYEVTVNDGVYADSTIIKDISKQGKFVEDDDSDPPVVFFCGSCKLPVGDSLSWAGSEDEKNQILLKRVSDNVLVGEETHFSGTCKKDLGCLKVHLTCRGCSSLLGMVYISTPRKLDHIRSLFCLNVTAIESYVLGSSSQQVAAVSPKQQPVTLEYRQAVERQLDEIKAVTLSMGQRLLVLEGDQQSKSQM encoded by the exons ATGTCGGGGAGAAGAGCACTTTGCAAAGATTCAAACGTGACATATGAAGTCACCGTCAACGATGGAGTTTATGCTGACTCAACCATCATTAAGGACATCTCTAAACAAGGGAAGTTCGTAGAAGACGATGATAGCGACCCACCGGTTGTCTTTTTCTGCGGGAGTTGCAAGTTGCCTGTCGGTGACTCGTTGTCTTGGGCTGGGAGTGAGGACGAAAAAAATCAAATACTCCTGAAAC GTGTCAGTGACAATGTTTTGGTTGGCGAAGAAACTCACTTCTCCGGTACCTGTAAGAAGGATCTAGGCTG TCTGAAAGTCCACCTGACCTGTCGTGGCTGCAGCTCTCTGCTTGGCATGGTCTACATCTCTACACCCAGGAAACTGGACCACATCAGGTCTCTGTTCTGCCTCAATGTGACTGCCATAGAGAG CTATGTCCTGGGGTCTTCCAGTCAGCAGGTGGCAGCAGTGAGCCCCAAGCAGCAGCCGGTCACTCTGGAGTACAGACAGGCTGTAGAGCGACAACTGGATGAG atTAAGGCGGTGACTCTGTCTATGGGGCAGAGGTTGTTGGTGCtggagggtgaccagcagagtaAAAGTCAGATGTGA